The Miscanthus floridulus cultivar M001 chromosome 17, ASM1932011v1, whole genome shotgun sequence genome has a window encoding:
- the LOC136517257 gene encoding uncharacterized protein, which translates to MAAAVAAAAGAASSILSSAPPRRLPFPPAHIRKPLAAAAAKALTLPPQKLLRFPCPPAPSAPASPPPPEGAEKPDPVKLAFARAAAYKKERDSPSPGPAPVPPPTPPPQSPPPSLPQASVVEPGSKEAFKRALEYRNGNGAGAGATGGGDSPLLGGSPDFGQNALLSEEVSFGKKGGYEFDEKDFLGLDFFEKKRSKGLPPGLAPAFEPLRDDDFPEVEIIVGDPSKFEKSPRPTEIQPVDDTESEETSQSSTTKPNESDKVAPPSTVLEPEEDEDVYRPTVRSWGMFPRPQNISKAYGGGRNIRLGGETLSAEEKAAKDKRTKELIAAYRNRQNIVIDAKTKAECIEALREGDEMMNTGRLKQALPYYEKVMDAVDFKTELHGKAALQWSICLDSLCRSKEAMSMYSKLKNHPNVEIRKKANMFVFSFQAMDFMKVSSIAVPKSTGYETYFTKFGSQKNYYASLDEPEVGIGQIIPYMIFLVTPIFIVAFVALRKSFQL; encoded by the exons ATGGCCGCcgcggtggcggcagcggcgggcgCGGCATCTTCCATCCTCTCCTCCGCGCCCCCGCGCCGCCTCCCCTTCCCTCCCGCCCACATCCGCAAACCCCTCGCTGCGGCCGCGGCCAAGGCCCTCACTCTGCCACCGCAGAAACTCCTCCGTTTCCCGTGCCCGCCCGCTCCATCCGCCCCCGCCTCGCCGCCTCCACCCGAGGGGGCCGAGAAGCCGGACCCCGTCAAGCTCGCTttcgcccgcgccgccgcgtaCAAGAAGGAGAGGGACAGCCCGAGCCCGGGCCCGGCGCCGGTCCCGCCTCCCACGCCGCCGCCACAATCTCCACCACCATCGCTGCCACAGGCTTCGGTAGTTGAGCCCGGCAGTAAGGAGGCCTTCAAGCGGGCGTTGGAGTACAGAAACGGCAACGGGGCCGGAGCGGGCGCGACTGGTGGTGGTGACTCCCCGCTGCTGGGAGGTTCGCCGGATTTTG GTCAGAATGCCTTACTTAGTGAAGAAGTCTCGTTTGGCAAGAAAGGAGGGTACGAGTTTGATGAGAAGGATTTCTTGGGTCTCGACTTTTTTGAGAAAAAACGTTCTAAAGGTCTACCACCTGGGCTGGCTCCAGCCTTTGAGCCTTTACGAGATGACGATTTTCCTGAGGTGGAGATAATAGTTGGAGACCCTAGCAAATTCGAGAAGTCTCCTCGCCCAACAGAAATCCAACCGGTGGACGATACAGAGTCAGAGGAAACATCTCAATCATCAACTACTAAACCAAATGAATCTGACAAGGTAGCACCCCCTTCAACTGTTCTTGAgccagaagaagatgaagatgtttATAGACCCACGGTTAGATCATGGGGGATGTTTCCAAGGCCCCAAAATATTTCAAAGGCG TATGGCGGTGGAAGAAATATACGCCTTGGTGGAGAGACTCTAAGTGCAGAAGAAAAGGCAGCCAAGGATAAGCGCACCAAAGAGCTAATAGCTGCATATAGGAATCGACAAAACATAGTAATCGATGCAAAGACAAAAGCAGAGTGCATCGAG GCCTTGAGGGAAGGTGATGAGATGATGAATACTGGAAGGCTTAAACAAGCATTGCCTTATTATGAAAAAGTGATGGACGCTGTGGACTTTAAG ACTGAACTTCATGGAAAGGCTGCTCTGCAATGGTCCATCTGTCTCGATTCACTCTGCAG GTCCAAGGAAGCAATGAGCATGTACAGCAAACTTAAAAACCACCCGAATGTTGAGATCAGAAAGAAAGCAAACATGTTTGTGTTCAGCTTTCAG GCAATGGATTTCATGAAGGTGAGCAGCATTGCAGTGCCCAAAAGCACAGGCTACGAGACGTACTTCACCAAATTTGGCAGCCAGAAGAATTACTACGCGAGCTTAGACGAGCCAGAGGTGGGGATCGGCCAGATCATCCCGTACATGATCTTTCTTGTCACGCCGATATTTATAGTTGCTTTTGTTGCACTGAGAAAATCCTTTCAGTTATGA